In Rubrivirga marina, the following are encoded in one genomic region:
- a CDS encoding FKBP-type peptidyl-prolyl cis-trans isomerase, translated as MRLLILAALLLPLAACESDDTSAEPAEVAPAGEAAVAEPTSTVTVAYKGRLEDGTVFDQSDRSTFNLQEVIPGFRDGISGMRVGESKALMVPPEDGYGANPPPGIPPNVTLYFDVELLDVQ; from the coding sequence ATGCGCCTCCTGATCCTCGCCGCCCTACTCCTGCCCCTCGCCGCCTGCGAGTCCGACGACACGTCCGCCGAGCCGGCCGAGGTCGCGCCCGCCGGCGAGGCCGCCGTCGCCGAGCCGACGAGCACCGTGACCGTCGCCTACAAGGGCCGCCTGGAGGACGGGACCGTCTTCGACCAGAGCGATCGGTCCACGTTCAACCTCCAGGAGGTCATCCCCGGCTTCCGCGACGGCATCTCGGGCATGCGCGTCGGCGAGTCGAAGGCGCTGATGGTGCCGCCGGAGGACGGCTACGGTGCCAACCCGCCACCCGGCATTCCGCCGAACGTGACGCTCTACTTCGACGTCGAGCTCCTCGACGTCCAGTAG
- a CDS encoding glycoside hydrolase family 16 protein, which yields MRPLLLAALALAALPASAQAPADTLFFDGFDGDALDRSKWFVRVTGESFGVVNDEQQAYVDSTSTIDLLPAAEGAEGGVLRLRANYRPGTETRDGTFDFTSGRIDTSERFTFTRGTAAARMKLPAGTGFWPAFWALGEGRWPDTGEIDIMESVGETDWTGVALHGPGYSGETPLVNKAFFPEGEGSDGWHVYSVDWTDDALLFRLDGRLIYRTTRPMVEHYGRWAFDNPKYLILNLALGGAYPVKTNGVTEPYPGLPQPTVDLIRDGRGEVLVDWVLVTAP from the coding sequence ATGCGCCCGCTCCTCCTCGCCGCCCTCGCCCTCGCCGCGCTTCCGGCCTCGGCCCAGGCGCCGGCCGACACCCTCTTCTTCGACGGCTTCGACGGCGACGCGCTCGACCGGTCGAAGTGGTTCGTCCGCGTGACCGGCGAGTCGTTCGGCGTCGTCAACGACGAGCAGCAGGCGTACGTCGACTCGACCTCGACGATCGATCTCCTCCCGGCCGCTGAGGGCGCCGAGGGCGGGGTGCTCCGACTGCGAGCGAACTACCGGCCCGGGACGGAGACGCGCGACGGCACGTTCGACTTTACCTCGGGGCGGATCGACACGAGCGAGCGGTTCACGTTCACGCGGGGCACGGCCGCCGCGCGGATGAAGCTGCCGGCCGGGACCGGCTTCTGGCCCGCGTTCTGGGCGCTCGGCGAGGGCCGCTGGCCCGACACCGGCGAGATCGACATCATGGAGTCGGTCGGTGAGACGGACTGGACGGGCGTCGCGCTCCACGGGCCGGGCTACTCGGGCGAGACGCCGCTCGTCAACAAGGCGTTCTTCCCCGAGGGCGAGGGCTCCGACGGCTGGCACGTCTACTCGGTCGACTGGACCGACGACGCGCTCCTCTTCCGCCTCGACGGGCGCCTCATCTACCGGACCACGCGGCCGATGGTCGAGCACTACGGGCGGTGGGCCTTCGACAACCCGAAGTACCTCATCCTGAACCTCGCCCTCGGCGGGGCCTACCCGGTCAAGACGAACGGCGTGACGGAGCCCTACCCTGGCCTCCCGCAGCCGACCGTCGACCTGATCCGCGACGGCCGCGGCGAGGTGCTGGTGGACTGGGTTCTGGTGACCGCGCCCTGA
- a CDS encoding glycoside hydrolase family 13 protein: protein MRHALLALSLLAPLVGAAQTVERVEPAFWWAGMHHPELQVMLYGEDVGRARATLAETPGVTLDRVVAVENPNYLFLEMTVGPDAEAGPLALTLEGPDGTQTLDYELRERSRRPGSYAQGFSSEDVIYLMMPDRFANGDESNDSIPGMLEGADRSDPNARHGGDFAGVLEHLGYIDDLGMTAIWFTPVFENDMTPAYGAYHGYAATDMYATDPRFGTTDEFVALVDAVHGRGLKVIMDMIHNHVGDRHWWMDDLPTSDWVHDWERVGQTNFTGPAAIDPYASEADRRQLVDGWFVREMPDLNQRNPLLAQYLLQNTVWWIEHTGIDGIRMDTYLYPDKAYMARWARYVLDAYPDFNIVGESWVTNVPHEAYWQDDFAAPGDGYDSDLPSVTDFPLAFALRGAFTGGGPYAIYETLAQDHIYPDPNGMVTFFDNHDLDRAYSDADDLSALALGYAFQMTTRGIPQVYYGTEVAIPNGPRTGGDGYKRLDMPGGWPGDARSVFTEAGRTEREQEAFEVVRALSRWRRTADVIHHGRLTQFIPRDDVYVYFRWDEDPGSEPGAGSTVMVVLNAASEGRTLDLGRLAERLGSVATGRDVVTRTVYDLTRPTLAVPARTALVLEVQ, encoded by the coding sequence ATGCGCCACGCCCTCCTCGCCCTCTCCCTCCTCGCCCCGCTCGTCGGGGCCGCCCAGACCGTCGAGCGGGTCGAGCCCGCGTTCTGGTGGGCCGGGATGCACCACCCGGAGCTCCAGGTGATGCTCTACGGTGAGGACGTCGGCCGGGCGCGCGCGACGCTCGCCGAGACGCCCGGCGTCACGCTCGACCGCGTCGTGGCCGTCGAGAACCCGAACTACCTCTTCTTGGAGATGACGGTCGGGCCGGACGCCGAGGCGGGCCCCCTCGCCCTCACGCTGGAGGGGCCGGACGGGACGCAGACGCTCGACTACGAGCTCCGCGAGCGGTCGCGCCGGCCGGGCTCCTACGCCCAGGGCTTCTCCTCCGAGGACGTCATCTACCTCATGATGCCCGACCGCTTCGCGAACGGCGACGAGTCCAACGACTCCATCCCCGGAATGCTCGAAGGGGCCGACCGCTCCGACCCGAACGCCCGCCACGGCGGCGACTTCGCGGGCGTCCTGGAGCACCTCGGCTACATCGACGACCTCGGCATGACGGCCATCTGGTTCACGCCGGTCTTCGAGAACGACATGACGCCGGCGTACGGGGCCTACCACGGCTACGCCGCGACGGACATGTACGCGACCGACCCGCGCTTCGGGACGACGGACGAGTTCGTCGCCCTCGTCGACGCCGTCCACGGGCGGGGCCTGAAGGTGATCATGGACATGATCCACAACCACGTCGGCGACCGGCACTGGTGGATGGACGACCTCCCGACGTCCGACTGGGTCCACGACTGGGAGCGCGTCGGACAGACCAACTTCACCGGTCCGGCGGCCATCGACCCGTACGCCTCCGAGGCCGACCGGCGCCAGCTCGTCGACGGCTGGTTCGTGCGCGAGATGCCGGACCTCAACCAGCGGAACCCGCTCCTCGCGCAGTACCTCCTCCAGAACACGGTCTGGTGGATCGAGCACACGGGCATCGACGGCATCCGGATGGACACGTACCTCTACCCGGACAAGGCCTACATGGCGCGGTGGGCGCGCTACGTCCTCGACGCCTACCCGGACTTCAACATCGTGGGCGAAAGCTGGGTCACGAACGTCCCGCACGAGGCCTACTGGCAGGACGACTTCGCGGCGCCCGGCGACGGCTACGACTCGGACCTGCCGAGCGTGACCGACTTCCCGCTCGCCTTCGCCCTGCGCGGCGCGTTCACGGGCGGCGGCCCGTACGCGATCTACGAGACGCTGGCGCAGGACCACATCTACCCGGACCCCAACGGGATGGTGACGTTCTTCGACAACCACGACCTCGACCGCGCCTACTCCGACGCGGACGACCTGAGCGCGCTCGCGCTCGGCTACGCCTTCCAGATGACCACGCGCGGCATCCCGCAGGTCTACTACGGGACCGAAGTGGCGATTCCGAACGGGCCGCGGACGGGCGGCGACGGCTACAAGCGGCTCGACATGCCGGGCGGCTGGCCGGGCGACGCCCGCTCCGTGTTCACCGAGGCGGGCCGGACCGAGCGCGAGCAGGAGGCGTTCGAGGTCGTCCGCGCGCTGTCCCGCTGGCGCCGCACGGCGGACGTGATCCACCACGGCCGGCTCACGCAGTTCATCCCGCGCGACGACGTGTACGTCTATTTCCGCTGGGACGAGGACCCCGGGTCGGAGCCCGGGGCAGGCTCGACGGTGATGGTCGTGCTCAACGCCGCCTCGGAGGGCCGGACGCTCGACCTCGGGCGCCTCGCGGAGCGCCTCGGCAGCGTCGCGACTGGGCGCGACGTCGTGACGCGCACGGTCTACGACCTCACCCGGCCGACGTTGGCGGTCCCGGCTCGGACGGCGCTCGTGCTGGAGGTCCAGTAG
- the treA gene encoding alpha,alpha-trehalase TreA: MPIRRPSTGPLLLALAALLAAGCQTAAVREAPASPASVADGLYLPERDLGPLFHDVQLARVFEDSKTFADARPLRAPAEIVAAYEAQKTAPGFDLAAFVDAHFAAPRPVGEGYESDPSQTMEQHIRALWPVLTREPDDPDLVTSLIPLPNAYVVPGGRFREVYYWDSYFTFLGLAESGRTDLMRSVLDNFAHLIETVGHVPNGNRTYYLGRSQPPFFAAMVGQYAAATDSTEALRWLDALEAEHAFWMEGADGLAPGAAHRRVVRLDDGTVLNRYWDDVAAPRPESYREDYELAQSLPEAERPALYRNLRAAAESGWDFSSRWMRDPSDLRTLEVTALVPVDLNSLLVHQERTIGRLHAIAGDAAEARRWAALADARRAALRRVAFDPEAGAFFDVRWRTGERVTDRPTLAMAAPLYFGVASPEEGAATAAVLERDFLEPGGFVTTRIASGQQWDAPNGWPPLQWLTAEGLRRYGRADVADEARDRWLALNRRVYQATGKMTEKYDVADLSRPAGGGEYPNQDGFGWTNGVALAFSAQE; the protein is encoded by the coding sequence ATGCCGATCCGCCGTCCCTCCACCGGGCCGTTGCTGCTCGCCCTCGCCGCGCTCCTGGCCGCGGGCTGCCAGACGGCCGCCGTCCGCGAAGCGCCGGCTTCGCCCGCCTCGGTGGCCGACGGGCTGTACCTGCCGGAGCGCGACCTCGGCCCGCTCTTCCACGACGTCCAGCTCGCGCGCGTGTTCGAGGACTCGAAGACGTTCGCCGACGCCCGGCCGCTGCGCGCGCCGGCCGAGATCGTCGCCGCGTACGAGGCCCAGAAGACCGCGCCCGGCTTCGACCTCGCGGCGTTCGTCGACGCGCACTTCGCGGCGCCGCGGCCCGTCGGTGAGGGGTACGAGAGCGATCCGTCGCAGACGATGGAGCAGCACATCCGCGCGCTGTGGCCCGTCCTCACGCGCGAGCCCGACGACCCGGACCTCGTCACGTCGCTCATCCCGCTGCCGAACGCGTACGTCGTGCCGGGCGGGCGCTTCCGGGAGGTCTACTACTGGGACTCGTACTTCACCTTCCTCGGGCTGGCGGAGAGCGGGCGGACCGACCTCATGCGGAGCGTGCTCGACAACTTCGCGCACCTCATCGAGACCGTCGGCCACGTCCCCAACGGCAACCGGACGTACTACCTCGGGCGGAGCCAGCCGCCGTTCTTCGCCGCGATGGTCGGCCAGTACGCCGCGGCGACCGACTCGACGGAGGCGCTCCGCTGGCTCGACGCGCTCGAGGCCGAGCACGCCTTCTGGATGGAGGGCGCCGACGGCCTCGCGCCCGGCGCGGCCCACCGCCGTGTGGTGAGGCTCGACGACGGGACGGTCCTCAACCGCTACTGGGACGATGTCGCGGCGCCGCGGCCGGAGTCGTACCGCGAGGACTACGAGCTGGCCCAGAGCCTGCCCGAGGCGGAGCGCCCCGCGCTCTACCGCAACCTCCGCGCCGCGGCCGAGAGCGGATGGGACTTCTCGAGCCGCTGGATGCGCGACCCGAGCGACCTCCGCACGCTCGAGGTCACGGCGCTCGTCCCGGTCGACCTCAACAGCCTGCTGGTCCACCAGGAGCGGACGATCGGCCGGCTCCATGCCATCGCCGGCGACGCCGCCGAGGCCCGCCGCTGGGCCGCCCTCGCCGACGCCCGCCGCGCCGCGCTCCGCCGCGTGGCGTTCGACCCCGAGGCCGGCGCCTTCTTCGACGTCCGCTGGCGGACCGGTGAGCGGGTGACGGACCGCCCGACGCTGGCGATGGCCGCGCCGCTCTACTTCGGCGTGGCGAGTCCCGAGGAGGGCGCCGCCACGGCGGCCGTGCTGGAGCGCGACTTCCTCGAGCCGGGCGGGTTCGTCACGACCCGGATCGCCTCGGGGCAGCAGTGGGACGCCCCGAACGGCTGGCCCCCGCTCCAGTGGCTCACGGCCGAGGGCCTCCGTCGCTACGGCCGCGCCGACGTCGCCGACGAAGCCCGCGACCGCTGGCTCGCCCTCAACCGCCGCGTCTACCAGGCCACCGGCAAGATGACGGAGAAGTACGACGTGGCCGACCTCAGCCGCCCGGCCGGCGGCGGCGAGTACCCCAACCAGGACGGCTTCGGCTGGACAAACGGCGTCGCCCTGGCCTTCTCGGCGCAGGAGTAG
- a CDS encoding sulfatase family protein, which translates to MRYRPLALALLAVLAVGAAAQTGRPNIVYIMSDDHALRTIGAYGRGFHDTPNLDRIATEGAVFANAFVGNSICGPSRAAILTGTHAHVNGVTGNAQPWDSTQAVFPRLLQQAGYRTALFGKWHLNSRPADEFDAYTILTGAGKQGFYYNPEVYSPDSGTRTIKGYSTDVVTDLSIDWLDRNAEAEEPFLLLVQYKAVHVPRMPPLRLLDRYRDATIPEPPTLYDDLATRTHNAGDVNFFLDEFRHEPPLAEHTPDRRGIYFERMTDAEFAAYHAAVDPQNAEYRRLRESGALDEQGAMRAYHYQRFIKDYLRIVDALDENVGRLLDRVDADPELRENTIVVYASDQGYFTGEHGYAEKRLMYEEAMRMPLLMRWPARIAPGTRVEALVQNIDLAPTFLEAAGLDPLDRMQGVSLAPLLDGVAPPDWRRSVYYHYYDHGLHRVARHAGVRTHMHKLVHFYTDDTWELYDLVADPHELRNVHGDPEYADVQAALEAEYLRLRDHYDVPSETFEAPFPAALAP; encoded by the coding sequence ATGCGCTACCGTCCTCTCGCCCTCGCTCTCCTGGCGGTGCTCGCCGTCGGCGCCGCGGCTCAGACCGGGCGGCCGAACATCGTCTACATCATGTCGGACGATCACGCGCTGCGGACGATCGGGGCGTACGGGCGCGGCTTCCATGACACGCCCAACCTCGACCGGATCGCGACTGAGGGCGCCGTCTTCGCCAACGCGTTCGTCGGCAACTCGATCTGCGGGCCGAGCCGGGCGGCGATCCTCACCGGCACGCACGCCCACGTCAACGGCGTGACGGGCAACGCCCAGCCGTGGGACAGCACGCAGGCCGTCTTCCCGCGCCTCTTGCAACAGGCCGGCTACCGGACGGCGCTCTTCGGCAAGTGGCACCTCAACAGCAGGCCCGCCGACGAGTTCGACGCGTACACGATCCTGACGGGCGCCGGCAAGCAGGGCTTCTACTACAACCCGGAGGTGTACTCGCCGGACAGCGGCACGCGGACGATCAAGGGCTACTCGACCGATGTCGTCACGGACCTCTCGATCGACTGGCTCGACCGGAACGCCGAGGCGGAAGAGCCCTTCCTCTTGCTCGTCCAGTACAAGGCCGTCCACGTCCCCCGGATGCCGCCGCTCCGCCTCCTCGACCGCTACCGCGACGCGACCATCCCCGAGCCGCCGACGCTCTACGACGACCTCGCCACGCGGACGCACAACGCGGGGGACGTCAACTTCTTCCTCGACGAGTTCCGGCACGAACCGCCCCTCGCCGAGCACACGCCGGACCGCCGCGGCATCTACTTCGAGCGGATGACGGACGCCGAGTTCGCCGCCTACCACGCCGCCGTCGACCCGCAGAACGCGGAGTACCGGCGCCTGCGCGAGTCCGGAGCCCTCGACGAGCAGGGCGCGATGCGGGCGTACCACTACCAGCGGTTCATCAAGGACTACCTCCGCATCGTCGACGCGCTCGACGAGAACGTCGGGCGGTTGTTGGACCGGGTCGACGCCGACCCCGAGTTGCGTGAGAACACGATCGTCGTCTACGCCTCGGACCAGGGCTACTTCACGGGCGAGCACGGCTACGCCGAGAAGCGGCTGATGTACGAGGAGGCGATGCGGATGCCGCTCCTCATGCGGTGGCCCGCCCGGATCGCGCCCGGCACGCGCGTCGAGGCGCTCGTCCAGAACATCGACCTCGCCCCGACCTTCCTGGAGGCGGCCGGCCTCGACCCGCTCGACCGGATGCAGGGCGTCTCGCTGGCCCCGCTCCTCGACGGCGTCGCGCCCCCCGACTGGCGGCGCTCGGTGTACTACCACTACTACGACCACGGCCTCCACCGCGTGGCCCGCCACGCCGGCGTGCGGACCCACATGCACAAGCTGGTCCACTTCTACACCGACGACACGTGGGAGCTCTACGACCTCGTGGCCGACCCGCACGAGCTCCGTAACGTCCACGGCGACCCCGAGTACGCCGACGTCCAGGCCGCCCTCGAAGCCGAGTACCTCCGCCTGCGCGACCACTACGACGTGCCGTCCGAGACGTTCGAGGCGCCGTTCCCCGCCGCGCTCGCCCCCTAG
- a CDS encoding carboxylesterase/lipase family protein, with product MSRTLVLGAALLLGACAPTMTTPVASDPDAPASAPSASAVVRTTAGPVRGDAEADGLRIFRGVPFAATPVGGLRWAPPQPPEAWTDVRDATAFGDRCMQADIFGDMAPRAEGMSEDCLTLNVWAPAGAESLPVLVYFYGGGFVAGDASEPRYDGAAIAREGTVVVVPNYRLGVFGFLAHPELTAASGYGGSGNYGLMDQTAALEWVRDNVAAFGGDPDQVTIAGESAGSISVSAQMVAPAARGLFHRAIGESGSALGALPPVSLDDAEAAGVRFAESVGAAALAELRAVPAADLLAAASAPGVPWFSATLDGRVYPEPPAETFAAGRQAQVPLLVGWNSEEMTWRMILGGAEPTPEAYAGAVRFLYPDHADEVLALYPGTTEAEVVESATALAGDRFIAHSTWRWFDLHRRTGGAPVYRYYYAHPRPPLRGGGASGLAGGVVEGAEAPPPATGAVHSADIEYALGNLDTHPVYAWTADDYAVSETMMGFFVRFIHTGDPNGPGLPAWPAASAAPDGTSAVMVIDVESDAIPEPDRARYELLERIAGE from the coding sequence ATGTCACGCACGCTAGTGCTCGGCGCCGCCCTGTTGCTCGGCGCCTGCGCGCCCACCATGACGACGCCTGTCGCCAGCGACCCGGACGCGCCAGCCTCGGCCCCGTCCGCCTCGGCCGTCGTCCGAACCACCGCCGGCCCGGTCCGCGGCGACGCCGAGGCGGACGGGCTCCGGATCTTCCGTGGCGTCCCGTTCGCCGCAACGCCCGTCGGCGGGCTCCGCTGGGCGCCGCCCCAGCCGCCCGAGGCGTGGACGGACGTCCGCGACGCGACGGCGTTCGGCGACCGGTGCATGCAGGCCGACATCTTCGGGGACATGGCCCCGCGCGCCGAGGGCATGAGCGAGGACTGCCTCACGCTCAACGTCTGGGCGCCGGCGGGCGCCGAGAGCCTGCCCGTCCTCGTCTACTTCTACGGCGGCGGCTTCGTGGCCGGCGACGCCTCCGAGCCGCGCTACGACGGCGCGGCCATCGCCCGCGAGGGGACCGTCGTGGTGGTCCCGAACTACCGCCTCGGCGTGTTCGGCTTCCTCGCCCACCCCGAACTGACGGCCGCGTCGGGGTACGGCGGGTCGGGCAACTACGGGCTGATGGACCAGACGGCGGCGCTCGAGTGGGTGAGGGACAACGTCGCGGCGTTCGGGGGCGACCCCGATCAGGTCACGATCGCGGGCGAGTCGGCCGGGTCGATCTCCGTGAGCGCGCAGATGGTGGCGCCGGCCGCGCGCGGGCTGTTCCACCGGGCCATCGGCGAAAGTGGGTCGGCGCTGGGCGCGCTCCCGCCCGTCTCGCTCGACGACGCCGAGGCGGCGGGGGTGCGGTTTGCCGAGTCCGTCGGCGCCGCGGCGCTGGCGGAGCTCCGGGCCGTGCCCGCCGCGGACCTGCTGGCGGCGGCCTCGGCGCCGGGCGTCCCGTGGTTCTCGGCCACGCTCGACGGCCGCGTCTACCCCGAGCCGCCGGCCGAGACGTTCGCCGCCGGCCGCCAGGCGCAGGTCCCGCTCCTCGTCGGCTGGAACTCGGAGGAGATGACGTGGCGGATGATCCTGGGCGGCGCCGAGCCGACGCCCGAGGCCTACGCCGGGGCCGTCCGCTTCCTGTACCCGGACCACGCCGACGAGGTGCTCGCCCTCTACCCGGGAACGACCGAGGCGGAGGTGGTCGAGTCGGCGACGGCGCTCGCGGGCGACCGGTTCATCGCCCACAGCACGTGGCGCTGGTTCGACCTCCACCGCCGGACGGGCGGTGCGCCGGTCTACCGCTACTACTACGCGCACCCGCGCCCGCCGCTCCGGGGCGGCGGCGCCTCCGGGCTGGCCGGCGGCGTGGTCGAGGGCGCCGAGGCGCCGCCGCCGGCCACGGGCGCCGTCCACTCGGCCGATATCGAGTACGCCCTCGGCAACCTCGACACGCACCCCGTCTACGCCTGGACCGCCGACGACTACGCCGTCTCCGAGACGATGATGGGGTTCTTCGTCCGCTTCATCCACACCGGCGACCCGAACGGGCCCGGCCTCCCGGCGTGGCCGGCCGCCAGCGCCGCGCCCGACGGCACGTCGGCGGTGATGGTGATCGACGTCGAGTCGGACGCGATCCCGGAGCCGGACCGCGCGCGGTACGAGCTGCTCGAGCGGATCGCGGGCGAGTAG
- a CDS encoding sugar porter family MFS transporter: protein MVSQRRLVGWSLAVALGGFLFGFDTAVISGAEQEIQTLWGLSDALHGFAVAVALYGTVIGALFGGIPADRLGRRSTLQIIGVLYLVSAVGSALAPEVVSFMVFRFIGGLGVGASSVAAPMYISEIAPPDRRGRLVALFQFNIVLGILLAYVSNYVLGTLGLDWRWMMGVEAVPALAFVYFMTWVPISPRWLVVQKGRVDDARAVLARVGWSPDEIDRQIAEIQASVVTDAPGRRAGLFSPQFRRPVVLAVLFAFFNQLSGINAIIYYAPRIFEMTGLGGSAALLSSAGIGLVNLIFTMLGLVVIDRFGRRSLMLVGSVGLIAALASTAWAFSTETFAIVPALLFVYIAFFALSQGAVIWVFISEIFPNQVRAGGQSLGSFTHWILAAVVANVFPIVAARVGGGPVFAVFCGMMVLQLLFVWFVMPETKNTSLEALEHDLVVP from the coding sequence ATGGTCTCCCAACGCCGCCTCGTCGGCTGGTCGCTGGCGGTCGCCCTCGGCGGCTTCCTCTTCGGGTTCGACACGGCCGTCATCTCCGGCGCGGAGCAGGAGATCCAGACGCTCTGGGGCCTGAGCGACGCGCTCCACGGGTTCGCCGTCGCCGTCGCCCTCTACGGCACCGTCATCGGCGCCCTGTTCGGCGGGATCCCGGCGGACCGGCTCGGGCGGCGGTCGACGCTCCAGATCATCGGCGTGCTGTACCTCGTCTCGGCGGTGGGCTCGGCGTTGGCGCCGGAGGTCGTCTCGTTCATGGTCTTCCGGTTCATCGGCGGGCTGGGCGTGGGCGCCTCGTCGGTGGCCGCGCCGATGTACATCTCCGAGATCGCGCCACCGGACCGCCGCGGCCGGCTCGTGGCGCTGTTCCAGTTCAACATCGTGCTGGGCATCCTCCTGGCGTACGTCTCGAACTACGTCCTCGGCACGCTCGGGCTCGACTGGCGGTGGATGATGGGCGTCGAGGCGGTCCCGGCGCTGGCCTTCGTGTACTTCATGACGTGGGTCCCGATCAGCCCGCGGTGGCTCGTCGTGCAGAAGGGGCGCGTGGACGACGCCCGCGCCGTGCTCGCCCGGGTCGGCTGGTCGCCGGACGAGATCGACCGCCAGATCGCCGAGATCCAGGCGTCCGTGGTCACGGACGCGCCGGGGCGCCGCGCCGGCCTGTTCTCGCCGCAGTTCCGTCGGCCCGTGGTGCTGGCCGTCCTGTTCGCCTTCTTCAACCAGCTCTCGGGCATCAACGCGATCATCTATTACGCCCCGCGGATCTTCGAGATGACCGGCCTCGGTGGCAGCGCGGCGCTGCTGTCATCGGCCGGCATCGGGCTCGTGAACCTCATCTTTACGATGCTCGGGCTCGTGGTGATCGACCGGTTCGGGCGGCGGAGCCTGATGCTCGTCGGCTCGGTCGGGTTGATCGCGGCGCTGGCGAGCACGGCGTGGGCCTTCTCGACGGAGACGTTCGCGATCGTGCCGGCCCTGCTGTTCGTCTACATCGCGTTCTTCGCGCTCTCGCAGGGGGCCGTGATCTGGGTGTTCATCTCGGAGATCTTCCCCAACCAGGTCCGCGCCGGCGGCCAGTCGCTGGGGAGCTTCACGCACTGGATCCTGGCGGCCGTCGTGGCCAACGTGTTCCCGATCGTGGCCGCGCGGGTGGGCGGCGGTCCCGTGTTCGCCGTGTTCTGTGGGATGATGGTACTCCAACTCCTGTTCGTGTGGTTCGTGATGCCGGAGACGAAGAACACGTCGCTGGAGGCGCTGGAGCACGACCTCGTGGTGCCCTGA
- a CDS encoding cupin domain-containing protein has product MRRPLAFAAALALAWAAGATVGLGPLRPPSFILSEADAAREDADWGTFYTYHEGETHGTVDGLAGVAVIDPGQEIHPPHRHAEEEFLMVVAGEGTWHLLGEERPARAGDLLYAAPWDVHGITNTGDVPLRFVVWKWSGRGVEPPADPQ; this is encoded by the coding sequence ATGCGTCGTCCTCTCGCGTTCGCCGCCGCGCTCGCCCTCGCCTGGGCGGCCGGCGCCACCGTCGGCCTCGGCCCGCTCCGCCCGCCGTCGTTCATCCTCTCCGAGGCCGACGCCGCGCGCGAGGACGCCGACTGGGGCACGTTCTACACCTACCACGAGGGCGAGACGCACGGGACCGTCGACGGGCTGGCGGGCGTGGCCGTGATCGACCCGGGCCAGGAGATCCACCCGCCGCACCGGCACGCCGAGGAGGAGTTCCTGATGGTGGTCGCGGGCGAGGGCACGTGGCACCTGCTCGGCGAGGAGCGGCCGGCCCGCGCCGGCGACCTCCTCTACGCCGCGCCGTGGGACGTCCACGGCATCACGAACACGGGCGACGTGCCGCTCCGGTTCGTCGTGTGGAAGTGGAGCGGCCGGGGCGTCGAGCCGCCGGCGGACCCGCAGTAG